From the Zonotrichia albicollis isolate bZonAlb1 chromosome Z, bZonAlb1.hap1, whole genome shotgun sequence genome, one window contains:
- the EMC4 gene encoding ER membrane protein complex subunit 4 isoform X2, whose protein sequence is MAAAAAALRGRRFKWALDLGAAPGARPRGAAEGRGPLGFADRQLGEGGVHESDKILMEKRCWDVALAPLKQIPMNLFIMYMAGNTISIFPAMMVCMMGWRPLQALMSLSATLKALESSSRRALQGLVFLVGNGLGLALALYKCQAMGLLPTRPSDWLAFVTPPQRMEFTGGGLIL, encoded by the exons atggcggcggcagcggcggcgctGCGGGGCCGGCGCTTCAAGTGGGCCCTGGACCTGGGGGCGGCTCCGGGGGCTCG GCCCCGCGGAGCCGCCGAGGGCCGCGGCCCGCTCGGCTTCGCTGACCGGCAGCTGGGGGAGGGCGGCGTCCACGAGAGCGACAAGATCCTCATGGAGAAG CGCTGCTGGGACGTGGCTCTGGCGCCGCTGAAGCAGATCCCCATGAACCTGTTCATCATGTACATGGCCGGCAACACCATCTCCATCTTCCCGGCCATGATGGTCTGCATGATGGGCTGGCGCCCGCTGCAGGCCCTCATGTCCCTGTCTGCCA CCCTGAAGGCCCTGGAGAGCTCCAGCCGGCGGGCGCTGCAGGGGCTCGTGTTCCTGGTGGGCaacgggctggggctggcactggccCTCTACAAGTGCCAGGCCATGGGGCTGCTGCCCACCCGCCCCTCCGACTGGCTGGCCTTTGTCACCCCTCCGCAG CGAATGGAGTTCACTGGGGGGGGCCTGATCTTGTGA
- the EMC4 gene encoding ER membrane protein complex subunit 4 isoform X1, which yields MAAAAAALRGRRFKWALDLGAAPGARPRGAAEGRGPLGFADRQLGEGGVHESDKILMEKRCWDVALAPLKQIPMNLFIMYMAGNTISIFPAMMVCMMGWRPLQALMSLSATLKALESSSRRALQGLVFLVGNGLGLALALYKCQAMGLLPTRPSDWLAFVTPPQYGPVPPSTALCPLQPLSVIQDSRMTLPRPRAQSQSIPAAPSAASGTTAALGHGWGRAVQWGQGGVTPHCHSEGKLGHSI from the exons atggcggcggcagcggcggcgctGCGGGGCCGGCGCTTCAAGTGGGCCCTGGACCTGGGGGCGGCTCCGGGGGCTCG GCCCCGCGGAGCCGCCGAGGGCCGCGGCCCGCTCGGCTTCGCTGACCGGCAGCTGGGGGAGGGCGGCGTCCACGAGAGCGACAAGATCCTCATGGAGAAG CGCTGCTGGGACGTGGCTCTGGCGCCGCTGAAGCAGATCCCCATGAACCTGTTCATCATGTACATGGCCGGCAACACCATCTCCATCTTCCCGGCCATGATGGTCTGCATGATGGGCTGGCGCCCGCTGCAGGCCCTCATGTCCCTGTCTGCCA CCCTGAAGGCCCTGGAGAGCTCCAGCCGGCGGGCGCTGCAGGGGCTCGTGTTCCTGGTGGGCaacgggctggggctggcactggccCTCTACAAGTGCCAGGCCATGGGGCTGCTGCCCACCCGCCCCTCCGACTGGCTGGCCTTTGTCACCCCTCCGCAG TATGGACCAGTGCCTCCCAGTACAGCCTTGTGCCCTCTGCAGCCTTTGAGTGTGATCCAGGACTCCAGGATGACGTTGCCACGGCCCAGAGCCcagtcccagtccatcccagcagctcccagtgctgccagtggcaccacagctgcactggggcatggatggggcagggctgtgcagtgGGGACAGGGCGGTGTCACCCCTCACTGTCACAGCGAGGGAAAACTGGGACACTCAATATGA
- the EXOSC5 gene encoding exosome complex component RRP46, whose amino-acid sequence MAVEMEVADGQCRLRPFSCELGLLSRPDGSAAFLQGDTSVLAGLYGPAEAKISKELPDRAALEVLLRPKVGLPGVLERSREQLLRQTCEAVLLGVLHPRTAISLVLQVLSDAGSLLSCCLNAACMALLDAGLPLAALFCGVTCALQPDGTILLDPTARQEQEARAILTFAIASSDRKVLMTTTKGSCSVEEMQQCLAAAQRAASTVFQFYRDSVRRRYSKC is encoded by the exons ATGGCGGTGGAGATGGAGGTGGCGGACGGGCAGTGCCGGCTGCGGCCCTTCTCCTgcgagctggggctgctctcgCGGCCCGACGGCTCGGCCGCCTTCCTGCAGG gtgaCACCTCGGTGCTGGCCGGGCTCTATGGCCCCGCGGAGGCCAagatcagcaaggagctgcccGACCGGGCGGcgctggaggtgctgctgcgCCCCAAGGTGGGGCTGCCAG GCGTGCTGGAGCGCAGCCGGGAGCAGCTGCTGCGGCAGACGTGCGAGGCCGTGCTGCTGGGCGTGCTGCACCCGCGCACCGCCATCTCCCTCGTGCTGCAGGTGCTCAGCGACGCCGGCTCC CTGCTGTCGTGCTGCCTGAACGCCGCCTGCATGGCGCTGCTGGACGCGGGGCTGCCCCTGGCCGCCCTCTTCTGCGGGGTCACCTGCGCCCTGCAGCCCGACGGCACCATCCTGCTGGACCCCACGGCACGACAGGAGCAG GAGGCACGCGCCATCCTCACCTTCGCCATCGCCAGCAGCGACAGGAAGGTGCTGATGACCACCACCAAGGGCAGCTGCTCCGTGGAGGAG atgcagcagtgcctggctgcagcccagcgTGCCGCCAGCACCGTCTTCCAGTTCTACCGCGACTCCGTGCGCCGCCGATACTCCAAGTGCTGA
- the TOMM5 gene encoding mitochondrial import receptor subunit TOM5 homolog codes for MFRIEGLGPKMDPEELRRKMRRDVLASVRNFVIYVALLRITPFILKKLDSI; via the exons ATGTTCCGCATCGAGGGGCTGGGGCCCAAGATGGACCCCGAGGAGCTGCGCCGCAAGATGCGCCGCGACGTGCTCGCCTCCGTCCGCAACTTCGTCATCTACGTCGCACTGCTGCGGATCA CTCCGTTCATCCTGAAGAAGCTGGACAGTATATGA